The following are encoded together in the Bombus pascuorum chromosome 10, iyBomPasc1.1, whole genome shotgun sequence genome:
- the LOC132911127 gene encoding uncharacterized protein LOC132911127, whose amino-acid sequence MMDQITELAPVHCYTNPSFCRQSEYIPEDHSNDLPPPPQFQSGDDLPPPPPPLQLQSNVGQSNPAFQEPTESRIENSDGKDNRYCYLENNSSVAHRRYGSVPVEGHRAIYSQRSRYEYIQDEQRDQIQRRGSLRYEFIPHQQVQQRSAPATNQDDGRELQMQSCRNNGGRYAVVPGDQDYQDEEIEWNSAKHVSSVRSHINTPQGRYTRVPLQEEDPPALPERNAQELSVSPRNNLATQKLHEILTTPRKPRSRSEERTLSPKRQQSFNQTGTPQRRALTPGGSPTGRTFSPTRCTPQGTPQNRTFSMRPQTSTPNKEPSARRCLPLLENPTRQQELCPASNCGRLRYVSTAPIDLVTMGHGDPPPRYAYVENGPESMPMVSGSPRYQVIPTGQKRNGYQSVESAFIARTAVVPPLSPPNSDANTTLASGLEKNDRKNAPLLLTLVGILTCGLALYLSWTQGRRYYYDSAAGCGMCCALAGICRTLRKTWTGLGLAGLSALSCAGLLLLAAKSPKPGTPLHDVTAGALCGVSLLGAILALFALLSPRCNLGRHRRVHSWIPRLSP is encoded by the exons ATGATGGATCAAATAACGGAACTAGCTCCTGTGCATTGTTACACGAACCCCTCGTTTTGCCGCCAATCGGAATACATACCCGAGGATCATTCCAATGACCTACCACCACCACCTCAATTTCAAAGTGGTGACGATTTACCACCACCACCTCCGCCATTGCAATTGCAAAGCAACGTCGGTCAAAGTAACCCTGCGTTTCAAGAACCTACCGAGAGTAGAATCGAAAACAGCGACGGTAAAGACAACAGATATTGTTACCTCGAAAATAACAGCAGTGTTGCGCATCGAAGATATGGAAGCGTTCCAGTGGAGGGACACCGCGCGATATACAGCCAAAGGTCAAGGTACGAGTACATACAGGACGAGCAGAGGGATCAGATACAGAGGAGGGGTTCTTTGAGGTACGAGTTCATTCCACACCAGCAGGTGCAACAACGTTCTGCACCGGCGACCAACCAAGACGACGGGAGGGAACTGCAGATGCAAAGTTGTCGGAACAACGGCGGCAGATACGCTGTTGTACCGGGTGATCAGGATTATCAGGACGAAGAAATCGAGTGGAACAGCGCAAAGCACGTGTCGTCGGTGCGGAGTCATATTAACACGCCACAGG GTCGTTATACCAGAGTGCCTTTGCAAGAAGAAGACCCGCCAGCTCTACCGGAACGAAACGCCCAGGAGCTGTCGGTTTCCCCGAGAAATAACTTGGCCACGCAAAAACTGCACGAGATATTGACTACTCCGAGGAAGCCTCGATCCAGGTCCGAGGAGAGGACTCTATCTCCAAAGAGACAACAGTCGTTCAATCAAACCGGTACACCACAAAGAAGAGCACTCACACCAGGTGGTTCCCCGACTG GTCGAACGTTCAGTCCTACTCGTTGCACGCCTCAAGGAACTCCACAAAATCGTACGTTCTCTATGAGACCTCAAACATCCACCCCGAACAAAGAGCCATCGGCACGAAGATGTCTACCGTTATTGGAAAACCCGACTCGACAACAGGAACTCTGTCCAGCCAGCAACTGTGGAAGACTACGATACGTTAGCACGGCACCGATCGACCTTGTCACGATGGGTCACGGTGATCCACCGCCTCGTTACGCGTACGTGGAAAATGGACCGGAATCTATGCCAATGGTGTCCGGTTCACCTAGGTATCAAGTGATACCTACAGGACAGAAAAGGAACGGATATCAAAGCGTAGAAAGTGCTTTTATTGCTAGAACCGCGGTG GTACCACCACTGTCACCACCCAACAGTGACGCAAATACAACCTTGGCCAGCGGCTTGGAGAAAAACGACAGAAAAAACGCGCCACTCTTATTAACTTTGGTTGGTATTTTAACCTGCGGTTTGGCCCTGTACTTGTCTTGGACGCAGGGAAGAAG ATATTATTACGACAGTGCCGCGGGTTGCGGCATGTGCTGTGCCTTAGCTGGCATCTGTAGGACGCTACGAAAGACTTGGACAGGACTCGGGCTTGCAGGATTATCGGCACTGAGCTGTGCAGGACTTTTGCTACTTGCTGCCAAATCCCCTAAACCTGGCACCCCTCTCCACGATGTCACGGCCGGTGCTTTGTGTGGAGTTTCCTTACTAGGTGCCATTTTGGCGTTATTCGCGCTTCTGTCACCAAGGTGCAATTTAGGACGACACAGAAGGGTGCATTCCTGGATTCCTCGGCTTTCACCCTGA
- the LOC132911465 gene encoding uncharacterized protein LOC132911465 yields the protein MMENVYVIKVKTKPALSSLYPSERRYSASTVGGLSFVHFGLGALSLLLGSLALSLQGPILSVACLVPFVTGLLAWRRWYIDRNIAIFFYGSLFALMAAILCFIATVFDIAAAAESRSSLWSLERILEQPRDHSDLKNDILLNETMSLSEDNFNLSRIYDQSPKIRLYSPMPGIVFDNMSNISGYILRTSTIDPEEGETESPSRSFTNSDSKDEENSQDSDNVTGESLETIKSRMMSFLYRDHHQSSHTKILLTVNVLVASLLEAFWSALSARIALRGMMNRLPESSYVNGTAGDKKLDETAASKRKPAPKPDILDHDRRLSESLQNLTTLHSLRNSGPRLPLPESSREFRERVERFLANQAAHRVVEGSCS from the coding sequence ATGATGGAGAACGTGTATGTGATAAAGGTGAAAACGAAGCCAGCTTTGTCTTCTCTGTACCCATCCGAACGACGTTATTCGGCATCGACCGTGGGAGGTTTGTCCTTCGTGCATTTTGGTCTGGGCGCACTTTCCCTTCTGCTAGGCAGCTTGGCCTTATCTCTTCAAGGTCCAATATTATCGGTTGCGTGTTTGGTTCCTTTCGTGACCGGTCTACTCGCCTGGAGAAGATGGTACATCGATAGGAACATCGCTATCTTCTTTTACGGAAGTCTGTTCGCCTTGATGGCAGCGATTCTCTGCTTCATCGCCACAGTGTTCGACATCGCGGCCGCCGCGGAAAGTAGAAGCTCTTTGTGGTCGCTGGAACGAATTCTCGAGCAGCCGCGAGATCATTCTGATCTGAAGAACGATATTCTGTTAAACGAGACGATGTCACTCAGCGAAGACAATTTCAATCTCAGTAGAATCTATGATCAATCTCCAAAGATTCGTCTCTACTCTCCCATGCCTGGCATTGTATTTGATAACATGTCCAACATATCTGGCTACATCTTGAGAACTTCGACGATTGATCCTGAGGAAGGTGAGACCGAAAGTCCTAGTAGATCGTTCACCAACAGTGATTCTAAGGACGAAGAGAATTCGCAAGATTCGGATAACGTTACCGGAGAATCCTTGGAAACGATCAAGAGCAGAATGATGTCATTCTTGTACAGAGACCATCACCAGTCCTCGCATACTAAGATCTTACTCACAGTTAACGTGTTGGTGGCGTCTCTCCTCGAAGCATTTTGGTCTGCACTGAGCGCTAGAATAGCGTTGCGAGGGATGATGAATCGGTTGCCAGAAAGCAGCTACGTGAATGGAACAGCTGGAGATAAAAAATTGGACGAAACAGCAGCGAGTAAGAGGAAACCAGCTCCAAAACCGGACATTTTGGATCACGATCGAAGATTGTCTGAAAGTTTGCAAAATTTAACAACGTTACACAGCCTGAGGAATTCGGGACCAAGGTTACCACTGCCAGAGTCCAGCAGGGAATTCAGGGAAAGAGTAGAAAGATTTCTGGCGAATCAGGCAGCGCATCGCGTCGTCGAGGGATCCTGTTCTTAA
- the LOC132911451 gene encoding uncharacterized protein LOC132911451, translating to MSQPQLTTDLDVPESPQHSCQCSAMSSMDSMRTQRDRAERSVGSTRISNNQELPRGLEALQSAFEPIRRLESPLSHQESQQINLENTRNVDILEHQAGLSPNTRSMEGQSAILSRHGHNLSCSPRNLDLSRNLAFEAARRVQESGNLQDNQHSLTSSPSPLLESSSALLETSAKDLDKQLEDHTGLSQKAAASGKDKLKNIQQVLNPYQHHHEPTSPERNVHGHFHGDTHAHVHKHADNFRSTTNLDVADGLMGFQQHQRQHTHHHHGNTKATNVTHHHGPATVHHPHGPQGIAAHHHANLAPSLTSHVHGNSGPLSSPNANHGNQAAAGNPNTHHHSNPIPTSTTMVHRNSPTSHHRLGGSTGLTSHYPSNSGFSSDHHGTSSAMSGASSNSSMLNHGGSPAVHRHVVNANSSLSTTPLASHHHGSSSGSLTGHSSVNHHHVSSGISCESSSSNANTRTHSRLDHVHDHHHHLQQVHSLHSSHPDTRQRDRAPSSLEHHGHHHAHMHAHGHQHAQNNDTKNTSLIGVDSIQVSAPSKSKCQCHVVQTGGNKRGQEGESDGGVEVTSRTHQPPALPPRPPPRPTRRYETTSVNQCHTGEGGCCKKYVVLCCLCGGLSAAVGSLFLAVHAVLSAHTASLALFETVPSYIPGIMLILMGLFTMLLARRKHRYGLLMKVCGSVGVVCALVCVLVTVTTTVIHMSRLQGLRKCVYTVKARSCTCYGAPEGDPGVLFEGTPHCEAVHGALHACLRALFGVSVAGILACIFSCMLVYQLLSHEKKKMYWEQLELRCRSLYGQGGTVGPTTGSCGCCNDCGGASPWWAQTPGNLYTPNPDLAPSRRWRLPWSRSRGPAPSPDSNYGFHTQTRQTEANVENTNGPYSVLNSQSSGPYSVLNTQNGPYTPSTASYSVLETPVPLWGPPPPYSDPNSPARRPQVAEQRPRIAKRIENFENNEDHRSRSAKRPSDNYENAEEISNSTDPEGGNEGTMKGRRTRKPLKGVENNAFQQEANPGPKQSESELYFGDVSSCCGPESSFYDLAVEKEGTEHSEGVDYLAARLGKRQLSKRSRMPLPLPSDGGDIPSDNYANSDEPRSARGPFLAPDAQYEVIQQGRYSYYTSKDDEQLQEGPATSGYFREEETERGRDYRDYRSSQEEETPQCCLSDSTTLDSGWQSGEQQQSDDNVRPVNV from the exons ATGTCCCAACCGCAATTAACTACCGACCTGGACGTTCCGGAAAGTCCGCAACACTCTTGCCAATGCTCCGCAATGAGTAGCATGGATTCCATGAGAACGCAGAGGGACAGGGCGGAGAGGAGCGTGGGAAGTACAAGAATTTCTAACAACCAAGAACTCCCTAGGGGTTTAGAGGCACTTCAGAGTGCTTTCGAACCAATAAGAAGACTCGAAAGTCCGCTATCTCATCAAGAAAGCCAACAGATCAATTTAGAGAATACGAGGAATGTCGATATTTTGGAGCATCAGGCCGGCTTATCGCCGAATACGAGATCGATGGAAGGTCAAAGCGCGATTCTATCGAGACACGGTCACAATCTTTCCTGCAGTCCAAGGAACTTGGATCTCTCTCGAAACTTGGCGTTCGAGGCTGCACGAAGAGTTCAGGAATCCGGCAACTTACAGGACAACCAACACAGCCTAACTTCTAGCCCTAGTCCTTTGTTGGAGTCTAGCTCGGCGTTGCTCGAGACGTCCGCGAAAGATCTGGACAAGCAGCTCGAGGATCACACAGGGTTATCGCAGAAAGCAGCCGCTTCGGGCAAAGATAAGCTGAAGAATATTCAGCAGGTTCTGAATCCTTATCAACACCATCACGAGCCGACGTCGCCGGAACGTAACGTCCACGGACACTTCCACGGTGATACCCACGCTCACGTGCACAAGCACGCCGACAATTTCCGAAGCACTACGAATTTGGACGTTGCAGATGGATTGATGGGATTTCAGCAGCACCAGCGACAACACACTCATCATCATCACGGGAACACCAAGGCAACGAACGTGACCCATCATCACGGTCCGGCAACCGTGCATCATCCGCATGGTCCGCAAGGAATAGCAGCGCACCATCATGCAAATCTGGCGCCAAGCTTAACCAGCCACGTTCACGGAAACTCTGGTCCTTTAAGTAGCCCCAATGCAAATCATGGAAACCAAGCTGCAGCCGGAAATCCGAATACTCATCACCATTCGAATCCAATACCAACATCTACTACGATGGTACACAGAAACTCACCGACGAGTCATCATCGTCTCGGTGGTAGCACCGGCTTGACCAGTCACTACCCTTCAAACTCAGGTTTCTCCAGTGATCACCACGGCACTTCCAGTGCAATGAGCGGCGCTTCGTCGAATTCGAGCATGTTAAATCATGGCGGCTCGCCCGCCGTTCATCGACACGTGGTCAATGCGAATAGCAGTCTCTCGACTACGCCATTAGCTAGCCATCATCACGGTAGTTCGTCGGGAAGTTTGACCGGACATTCGAGCGTAAATCATCATCACGTCAGCTCTGGCATATCCTGCGAGTCTTCTTCGTCGAACGCCAATACGAGAACACACAGTCGCCTAGATCACGTCCACGATCATCATCACCATTTACAACAAGTGCATTCGTTGCATTCCAGCCATCCTGATACCAGGCAAAGAGACAGAGCTCCGTCGAGCCTGGAGCATCATGGACATCATCACGCGCACATGCATGCTCATGGACATCAGCACGCGCAGAATAACGATACCAAAAATACGTCTCTTATCGGAGTCGACTCGATACAG GTTTCGGCTCCGTCGAAAAGTAAATGCCAATGTCACGTGGTGCAAACCGGTGGGAACAAGAGAGGGCAGGAGGGTGAAAGCGACGGAGGTGTTGAAGTGACATCAAGAACGCATCAACCTCCAGCGCTTCCTCCGCGGCCACCCCCTAGGCCAACTAGACGATACGAAACTACGTCCGTCAATCAAT gCCACACGGGGGAAGGTGGTTGCTGCAAGAAGTACGTTGTCCTTTGTTGCCTTTGTGGTGGGTTGAGCGCTGCGGTCGGTAGTCTCTTTTTGGCGGTACACGCGGTCCTTTCAGCCCACACGGCCAGTTTAGCTCTCTTTGAGACTGTACCATCTTACATTCCTGGCATAATG TTAATTCTAATGGGTCTATTCACGATGCTACTCGCCAGACGGAAGCACAGATACGGACTTTTG ATGAAAGTCTGTGGATCTGTTGGAGTGGTATGTGCGTTGGTATGCGTGTTGGTCACCGTAACGACGACGGTGATACACATGTCCCGGTTGCAAGGTCTTCGAAAATGCGTTTATACCGTGAAAGCGAG GTCGTGCACGTGTTACGGGGCGCCAGAAGGAGATCCTGGAGTTCTCTTCGAAGGCACTCCCCACTGCGAAGCGGTTCACGGCGCTCTACACGCCTGTCTCAGGGCTCTGTTTGGAGTTTCGGTCGCTGGAATCTTAGCTTGCATATTCTCGTGCATGCTGGTGTATCAGTTGCTAAGTcacgagaagaagaaaatgtactGGGAGCAGTTGGAACTGAGATGCAGATCTCTGTACGGCCAAGGAGGCACCGTGGGACCGACGACTGGTTCCTGCGGATGTTGCAACGATTGCGGCGGTGCTAGTCCTTGGTGGGCGCAGACACCCGGAAATCTCTACACGCCGAATCCCGATTTGGCGCCATCCAG AAGATGGCGGCTACCTTGGTCCAGATCCAGAGGGCCAGCTCCGAGTCCAGACTCGAATTATGGCTTTCACACTCAGACCAGACAAACCGAGGCCAACGTGGAAAATACGAATGGCCCCTATAGCGTTCTTAATTCTCAATCGAGTGGTCCTTACTCTGTATTAAACACGCAGAACGGTCCGTACACTCCTAGTACGGCTTCTTACAGTGTTTTAGAGACTCCAGTACCGTTATGGGGTCCTCCGCCACCTTATAGCGACCCTAACAGCCCAGCTAGGCGACCACAAGTAGCGGAACAAAGGCCCAGAATTGCCAAACGGATAGAGAACTTCGAGAACAACGAAG ATCACAGATCACGATCTGCGAAACGGCCATCGGATAACTACGAAAACGCCGAAGAAATCTCGAACAGCACCGATCCAGAGGGAGGAAACGAGGGCACTATGAAAGGCAGACGAACCAGGAAGCCTCTGAAGGGCGTAGAGAACAATGCGTTCCAGCAGGAAGCAAATCCTGGACCAAAACAGTCGGAAAGTGAACTGTACTTCGGTGATGTGTCCTCGTGTTGCGGGCCTGAGAGTAGTTTCTACGATTTGGCCGTAGAGAAAGAAG GTACGGAGCATTCAGAGGGCGTGGATTACTTGGCAGCTCGTCTAGGTAAACGACAGCTGTCAAAGAGATCCAGAATGCCTCTGCCACTGCCATCGGACGGTGGTGACATACCATCCGACAATTACGCGAACAGTGACGAGCCCAGAAGCGCCAGAGGACCTTTTCTAGCGCCTGATGCGCAATACGAGGTCATTCAACAAGGCCGATACTCTTACTACACGTCGAAGGACGACGAGCAGCTTCAAGAAGGTCCAGCGACTTCTGGATACTTCAGGGAGGAGGAGACTGAAAGGGGAAGGGATTACAGGGATTACAGAAGCAGTCAGGAAGAAGAAACACCTCAGTGTTGCTTGAGTGATTCGACGACGTTGGACTCGGGTTGGCAAAGTGGCGAACAACAACAGTCCGACGACAACGTTAGACCGGTTAACGTGTGA